A segment of the Salvelinus namaycush isolate Seneca chromosome 3, SaNama_1.0, whole genome shotgun sequence genome:
CATACAGGACGATAGTGTACAGAACGGTAAGTGTTTTGTGTTATTTGTCTGTGTCACTACAATGATATTCTGGGTGACATTGGCACGTAAAGGCAGTCGTTTTTCTCCGGTTTGTGGATGTGGGCGTTTTATAATGGGAGGACACAGGCGcgtggaaagagagaaggaagacGCAGGCAAAGTCACACGGAGGTTATTCGAAGAAAAAGCTAAGCCCAGTTCGTAAATACGCACACAGTGGTTGCGAAACACGACGCCGTTCTATTGGATGGTCAAGCCACTAGAAAAATAACTCTAAACTCTTTGTGGTGGTTTATTGTTCCCCCCCCATCAGCAGTTGTCAGtgaagttagctaacgttagctagctaggaaTCTGTTTGAATCTAGTTCCCTGCTGTTTATGTTATGCATAGCCACTAAGCCAGCCATCTCTCACACACCTACATGTTACTGTATGGTGGTAAACATTAATGTCTTGTATAGGTGTCCTCCCCCTGATGTCACTGTCCAACCATAGTAGCTCTGCCTGAGTAGTGGACCAGTTTTGTATTATGGTGCCATGACATTACATTTATTGATCAGTCTTCTGTTCTCTTCCCCCTATATGTCTCCTTTCAGATGGCTCACCGGCTGCTAGTCTGTAGAATTTGGACCCTCTCAGTAAAAGACCTTCGCTGTCTCCCGgcctccacctcctccttctctacctccctGCGTTCATCCactacccctctatccctcctttcCCCCAAACGCACTCTGCCCCGCTCCCTGCCCCACACTTCCCGCAGAGAGGTCTCCTTCAATGTGCAGGACCATGAGGACTTCACCCAGAGAGTCATCAACAGTGAGCTGCCTGTGCTTATTGACTTCCATGCCCAGTGAGTAGCTAATAGATTAATTAATATGCTTCATGGACCCCCAGAGGGGATATTAGGCTCCACTTACAGCATTTACTTACAAACTACCCTCTTGATGAGAAAGCAAAGCCCCTAAGAGAGAATACATGGAGAAGCATCTGTCTGCCTGTTGGAATTAGACTACTGAGATGACAGCAAGAAACAATTTTTATAGCAGGTATCAAATGATGCTTTGCAACCATGCTTGTAAACCTGACCATAGCTTTTTCAACAATGCACCCAACAGGTGAATGTATTTATCAATTATATTGAGTTGGCATAACATGCTCAACAGCTATCCTATTGTAAGACTAAAGCATAACAGTGAAAGTTGTGACTGAGTCCATATCATGTGTGATATCAACACCTTAcccatactgtatgtgtctggcTGCATGGCTTGACATCTGATGGTGTTTCCATTGGAGGTAGATCATTTGAGGTTACACAACAAGGGGCAATGCCAGAACAGGCACATTGGGTTCATGCTCTTCTAcaacgtgtcaaactcattccacgtaGGGCAAAGTGCCTGTGGGTTTTCGCTTCTCTCTTGGGCTTGATGAATGAAGGTCACTgtttagtaaggaactccccacacctagttgtcttaattgaaaggaaaaaccaaaccccagcagacactaggctctccatggaatgagtttgacacccctgctctagaaaATTACACACACAGCCTGAAATAACAtacatgcatgcgcacacacacaagtcgcttgcgaaagtattcaccccccttggcatttttcctattttgccttacaacctggaatataaaaaaaaaaaaaatgggtttatcatttgatttacacatgcctatcactttgaagatacaaaatattttttgttaaacaagcaagaaataagacaaaaaaacaccacttgagcgtgcataactattcaaccacccaaagtcaatactttgtagagccaccttttgtgGCAATtccagctgcaagtctcttggggtatgtctctataagcttggcacatctagccactgggatttttgcccattcttcaaggcaaaactgctccggctccttcaagttggatgggttccgctggtgtacagctatctttaagtcataccacagattctcaattgtattgaggtctgggctttgactaggccattccaagacatttaccgtaatttctggactattaagcgcacctgaatataagccgcacccactgaatttaaaaaaaatatgtattttgtacataaataagccgcacatgtctataagccgcaggtgcctaccggtacattgaaacaaatgaactttacacagcctttaaacgaaacacggcttgtaacaaaaataaataggcttttaaacgaaacacggcttgtaacaaaaataaataggctttaacgaaacacggcttgtaacaaaaataaaaaaaaatagcagtaaacagtagcctaccaagaaagtcattggtcactatcttcctcctcctgtgcactgaaaccactgaagtcatctccttcggtgtcggagttgaatagcctcagaattgcttcatccgatgttggatcgttttcattgtcgctctcgtcactttcatccggaggcaaattccccgctgagctcatgctgccctcttcaacacgcagcagtccagcctttcgaaacccgttgatgatagtggatcttttgacaatgctccacgctgtcaggacccactggcagacttgaccataagttgctcttcgcatgcggcccgttttagtgaaggatttctCCCCACTTGTCATCCAAGCCTCCCACTGAACACGGAGCGCCACCTTAAATGCACGATTTACACTGATGTCGAGTGGCTGCAAATACTTTGTTGTGCCCCCAGGAATCACAGCTGGAATTGAGTTTGTCCTCTTGATGGCTTCTTTCACAGAATCTGTTATGTGGGCCCTCATGCTGTCCAACACAAGCAATGCCTTGTTCTTGTGAAAGAATCCTCCCGGTCGCTTGCCGTAACACTCCGTATGCCATTCATGCATTAGGCTTTCCGTCATCCATCCTTTCTTGTTGACTTTCACAACAATTCCTCTCGGGAATTTTTCTTTTGGCATCGTCATGCGTTTGAAAATCAACATCGGTGGAAGCTTTTCTCCCGATGCCGTGCAGCTCAGAACACAGGTGAAGTGCGTTTTTTCATGCCCAGTTGTTTTCAGCGTGATGGATGATTCGCCTTTCCTGTTGACAGTCCGAGTGAGAGGCAGGTCAAACGTCAGAGGAACCTCGTCCATATTTATGATGTCGTGCGGGCCAATGGAATGCTCCGCTATCTTTGCATCAGTGAATTTACGGAAGTTTGAAACTTTTTCCTCGTAGTCGGGAGGGAGCTGCTGACACAGACTCGTCCGTACCCTGATGGACAGGCCTTTACGTCTCATAAATCTTAGACACCACAATGGTCCACCTCTAAAAtcctcaaacttcattgcggtggcgattgttttggctttcagtcagatctgcacagttgaaacacctcggccgtctgctctctgtgtgttgacccagtcttcaagctcattttctagttcgggccatctgcttttctctcctctgaaagcttttgttgtctttctGCACTGAGTCAGTTGCTCATGttgctgtttccaacgtcttatcatagactcattaaggccaagctcccgtgcagcagctctatttccttttccaacagccagatcgatcgccttcaacttgaagctgcatcatatgcatttctccgtgtctttgccatgatgagggtgacaaaatgactaccgtaatcagaatgatgggaagtttgagcgcgctcgatttgcgtcacattatgtgacggtgctcagttttttggcggcatgaatttgtgaaagcgggaaaaatccataaattagccgcgtcattgtataagccgcgaggttcaaagcgtgggaaaaagtagcggcttatagtccggaaatgacggtatatacactgctcaaaaaaataaagggaacactataataacacatcctagatctgaatgaatgaaacattcttattaaatacttttttctttacatagttgaatgtgctgactacaaaagcacacaaaaattatcaatggaaatcaaatttatcaacccatggaggtctggatttggagtcacactcaaaattaaagtggaaaaccacactacaggctgatccaactttgatgtaatgtcctttaaaacaagtcaaaatgaggctcagtagtgtgtgtggcctccacgtgcctgtatgacctccctacaacgcctgggcatgctcctgatgaggtggcggatggtctcctgagggatctcctcccagacctggactaaagcatccgccaactcctggacagtctgtggtgtggcgttggtggatggagcgagacatgttgtcccagatgtgctcaattggattcaggtctggggaacgggcgggccagtccatagcatcaacgccttcctcttgcaggaactgctgacacactccagccacatgaggtctagcattgtcttgcattagaaagaacccagggccaactgcaccagcatatggtctcaaggggtctgaggatctcatctcggtacctaatggcagtcaggctacctctggcgagcacatggagggctgtgcagccccccaaagaaatgccaccccacaccatgactgacccaccgccaaaccggccatgctggaggatgttgcaggcagcagaacgttctccacggcgtctccagactctgtcacgtctgtcacatgtgcgtgtgaacctgctttcatctgtgaagagcacagggcgccagtggcgaatttgccaatcttggtgttctctggcaaatgccaaacgtcctgcgcggtgttgggctgtaagcacaacccccacctgtggacgtctggccctcataccaccctcatggagtctgtttctcaccgtttgagcagacacatgcacatttgtggcctgctggaggtcattttgcagggctctggctgtgctcctcctaatcctccttgcacaaaggcggaggtagcggtcctgctgctgggttgttgccctgctacggcctcctccacgtctcctgatgtactggcctgtctcctggtagcgcctccatgctctggacactacgctgacagacacagcaaaccttcttgccacagctcgcattgatgtgccatcctggatgagctgcactacctgagccacttgtgtgggttgtagactccgtctcatgctaccactagagtgaaagcaccgccagcattcaaaagtgaccaaaacatcagccaggaagcataggaactgagaagtggtc
Coding sequences within it:
- the LOC120038582 gene encoding thioredoxin, mitochondrial-like, with the protein product MAHRLLVCRIWTLSVKDLRCLPASTSSFSTSLRSSTTPLSLLSPKRTLPRSLPHTSRREVSFNVQDHEDFTQRVINSELPVLIDFHAQWCGPCKILGPRLEKAVAKQKGKVAMAKVDIDEHTDLAIEYGVSAVPTVIAMRGGDVIDQFVGIKDDEALDSFVSKLVGQ